Proteins encoded within one genomic window of Cucumis sativus cultivar 9930 chromosome 3, Cucumber_9930_V3, whole genome shotgun sequence:
- the LOC101202973 gene encoding DEAD-box ATP-dependent RNA helicase 58, chloroplastic isoform X4: MAATFLPTTKFPPPWLLLSSERSFPVHLSFQLPNFINTNGPIYSTSKSRPLQALLSSSSLKNVAESNFEASTLREICNGHVPEHILRRTEEIGFVAPTDVQRQALPVLFSGRDCVLHAQTGSGKTLTYLLLIFSVINAKKSAVQALIVVPTRELGMQVTKVARMLAAKPAASEDGLNSYVVMALLDGGLLRRHKTWLKADPPEILVATVGSLCQMVERQFLDLGSLNVLVIDEVDFMFSSSKQVSSLKKLLTSYSSFSNRQTIFASASIPQHRHFLHDCIQQKWTKSTVVHIHINSTQPMPSCLLHRFVTCEKNKKHQTLLTLLLTDIPQSAIIFVSEQSEKSKKAGKIPPTTLMIDFLKASYGGCSDVILLEEDVNYNLRASSLSELRQGGSYLIVATDIVARGIDLPETTHIYNFDLPRCAIDYLHRAGRTGRKPFSEEKCVVTNLITSEERFVLQKFENELLFICEEVVV; this comes from the exons ATGGCTGCAACCTTTCTTCCCACTACCAAATTCCCTCCTCCTTGGCTGCTCCTCTCATCTGAAAGGTCTTTTCCCGTTCATTTATCCTTTCAATTaccaaattttatcaataccAATGGACCCATCTACTCCACCTCAAAATCTAGGCCTCTGCAAGCCCTTCTGagctcttcttctttaaagaaCGTAGCTGAATCCAATTTCGAGGCTTCCACTCTCCGGGAAATCTGCAATGGACACGTTCCCGAGCATATACTGCGCAG AACTGAGGAAATTGGATTTGTTGCCCCAACTGATGTGCAGAGGCAAGCTCTCCCAGTTTTGTTTTCGGGTCGGGATTGTGTGCTTCATGCGCAG ACAGGTTCTGGGAAGACACTGACATATTTGCTGTTGATATTTTCTGTAATCAACGCTAAAAAATCAGCTGTTCAAGCATTGATTGTAGTACCCACACGGGAGTTAGGAATGCAA GTTACAAAAGTTGCTAGGATGTTAGCCGCCAAGCCTGCTGCATCTGAAGATGGGCTAAATTCTTATGTTGTCATGGCTCTTTTAGATGGAGGCTTGTTGAGAAGACACAAGACTTGGTTAAAG GCAGATCCCCCTGAAATACTGGTGGCGACTGTAGGAAGCTTGTGCCAAATGGTAGAGAGACAATTTCTTGACCTTGGTTCATTGAATGTGCTGGTAATTGATGAG GTTGATTTCATGTTTAGTTCCTCAAAGCAAGTTAGTTCCCTAAAAAAACTATTGACGTCATATTCTTCATTCAGTAACCGTCAGACGATTTTTGCAAGTGCATCAATTCCGCAGCATAGGCATTTTCTTCATGATTGTATACAGCAGAAGTGGACCAAG AGTACTGTTGTTCATATTCATATTAACTCAACTCAGCCCATGCCATCATGTTTACTGCATAGATTTGTG ACATGTGAGAAGAACAAAAAGCATCAAACCCTCCTGACCTTGTTACTAACAGATATTCCTCAGTCTGCAATCATTTTTGTCAGTGAGCAG TCAGAGAAGTCAAAGAAGGCCGGAAAGATTCCACCAACAACCTTGATGATTGATTTCTTGAAGGCCTCATATGGTGGTTGTTCTGACGTCATTCTTCTCGAGGAAGATGTGAATTACAATTTACGAGCTTCTTCCCTGTCG GAACTGAGACAAGGAGGAAGTTATCTTATTGTAGCAACTGACATAGTGGCCAGGGGAATTGATTTGCCTGAAACAACCCATATATACAACTTCGATCTGCCTCGATGTGCTATTGACTATCTTCATCGAGCTGGACGGACAGGTAGGAAACCATTTTCTGAGGAGAAATGTGTGGTTACTAATCTTATAACATCAGAAGAGAGGTTTGTTTtgcaaaaatttgaaaatgaactGCTCTTTATCTGTGAGGAGGTGGTTGTTTAG
- the LOC101202973 gene encoding DEAD-box ATP-dependent RNA helicase 58, chloroplastic isoform X3: MAATFLPTTKFPPPWLLLSSERSFPVHLSFQLPNFINTNGPIYSTSKSRPLQALLSSSSLKNVAESNFEASTLREICNGHVPEHILRRTEEIGFVAPTDVQRQALPVLFSGRDCVLHAQTGSGKTLTYLLLIFSVINAKKSAVQALIVVPTRELGMQVRLNSVTKVARMLAAKPAASEDGLNSYVVMALLDGGLLRRHKTWLKADPPEILVATVGSLCQMVERQFLDLGSLNVLVIDEVDFMFSSSKQVSSLKKLLTSYSSFSNRQTIFASASIPQHRHFLHDCIQQKWTKSTVVHIHINSTQPMPSCLLHRFVTCEKNKKHQTLLTLLLTDIPQSAIIFVSEQSEKSKKAGKIPPTTLMIDFLKASYGGCSDVILLEEDVNYNLRASSLSELRQGGSYLIVATDIVARGIDLPETTHIYNFDLPRCAIDYLHRAGRTGRKPFSEEKCVVTNLITSEERFVLQKFENELLFICEEVVV, from the exons ATGGCTGCAACCTTTCTTCCCACTACCAAATTCCCTCCTCCTTGGCTGCTCCTCTCATCTGAAAGGTCTTTTCCCGTTCATTTATCCTTTCAATTaccaaattttatcaataccAATGGACCCATCTACTCCACCTCAAAATCTAGGCCTCTGCAAGCCCTTCTGagctcttcttctttaaagaaCGTAGCTGAATCCAATTTCGAGGCTTCCACTCTCCGGGAAATCTGCAATGGACACGTTCCCGAGCATATACTGCGCAG AACTGAGGAAATTGGATTTGTTGCCCCAACTGATGTGCAGAGGCAAGCTCTCCCAGTTTTGTTTTCGGGTCGGGATTGTGTGCTTCATGCGCAG ACAGGTTCTGGGAAGACACTGACATATTTGCTGTTGATATTTTCTGTAATCAACGCTAAAAAATCAGCTGTTCAAGCATTGATTGTAGTACCCACACGGGAGTTAGGAATGCAAGTGAGATTGAACTCT GTTACAAAAGTTGCTAGGATGTTAGCCGCCAAGCCTGCTGCATCTGAAGATGGGCTAAATTCTTATGTTGTCATGGCTCTTTTAGATGGAGGCTTGTTGAGAAGACACAAGACTTGGTTAAAG GCAGATCCCCCTGAAATACTGGTGGCGACTGTAGGAAGCTTGTGCCAAATGGTAGAGAGACAATTTCTTGACCTTGGTTCATTGAATGTGCTGGTAATTGATGAG GTTGATTTCATGTTTAGTTCCTCAAAGCAAGTTAGTTCCCTAAAAAAACTATTGACGTCATATTCTTCATTCAGTAACCGTCAGACGATTTTTGCAAGTGCATCAATTCCGCAGCATAGGCATTTTCTTCATGATTGTATACAGCAGAAGTGGACCAAG AGTACTGTTGTTCATATTCATATTAACTCAACTCAGCCCATGCCATCATGTTTACTGCATAGATTTGTG ACATGTGAGAAGAACAAAAAGCATCAAACCCTCCTGACCTTGTTACTAACAGATATTCCTCAGTCTGCAATCATTTTTGTCAGTGAGCAG TCAGAGAAGTCAAAGAAGGCCGGAAAGATTCCACCAACAACCTTGATGATTGATTTCTTGAAGGCCTCATATGGTGGTTGTTCTGACGTCATTCTTCTCGAGGAAGATGTGAATTACAATTTACGAGCTTCTTCCCTGTCG GAACTGAGACAAGGAGGAAGTTATCTTATTGTAGCAACTGACATAGTGGCCAGGGGAATTGATTTGCCTGAAACAACCCATATATACAACTTCGATCTGCCTCGATGTGCTATTGACTATCTTCATCGAGCTGGACGGACAGGTAGGAAACCATTTTCTGAGGAGAAATGTGTGGTTACTAATCTTATAACATCAGAAGAGAGGTTTGTTTtgcaaaaatttgaaaatgaactGCTCTTTATCTGTGAGGAGGTGGTTGTTTAG
- the LOC101202973 gene encoding DEAD-box ATP-dependent RNA helicase 58, chloroplastic isoform X1, protein MAATFLPTTKFPPPWLLLSSERSFPVHLSFQLPNFINTNGPIYSTSKSRPLQALLSSSSLKNVAESNFEASTLREICNGHVPEHILRRTEEIGFVAPTDVQRQALPVLFSGRDCVLHAQTGSGKTLTYLLLIFSVINAKKSAVQALIVVPTRELGMQVRLNSVTKVARMLAAKPAASEDGLNSYVVMALLDGGLLRRHKTWLKADPPEILVATVGSLCQMVERQFLDLGSLNVLVIDEVDFMFSSSKQVSSLKKLLTSYSSFSNRQTIFASASIPQHRHFLHDCIQQKWTKSTVVHIHINSTQPMPSCLLHRFVTCEKNKKHQTLLTLLLTDIPQSAIIFVSEQENLVLGSQSVQIVAKELKNCNLSDSVTLDLQSEKSKKAGKIPPTTLMIDFLKASYGGCSDVILLEEDVNYNLRASSLSELRQGGSYLIVATDIVARGIDLPETTHIYNFDLPRCAIDYLHRAGRTGRKPFSEEKCVVTNLITSEERFVLQKFENELLFICEEVVV, encoded by the exons ATGGCTGCAACCTTTCTTCCCACTACCAAATTCCCTCCTCCTTGGCTGCTCCTCTCATCTGAAAGGTCTTTTCCCGTTCATTTATCCTTTCAATTaccaaattttatcaataccAATGGACCCATCTACTCCACCTCAAAATCTAGGCCTCTGCAAGCCCTTCTGagctcttcttctttaaagaaCGTAGCTGAATCCAATTTCGAGGCTTCCACTCTCCGGGAAATCTGCAATGGACACGTTCCCGAGCATATACTGCGCAG AACTGAGGAAATTGGATTTGTTGCCCCAACTGATGTGCAGAGGCAAGCTCTCCCAGTTTTGTTTTCGGGTCGGGATTGTGTGCTTCATGCGCAG ACAGGTTCTGGGAAGACACTGACATATTTGCTGTTGATATTTTCTGTAATCAACGCTAAAAAATCAGCTGTTCAAGCATTGATTGTAGTACCCACACGGGAGTTAGGAATGCAAGTGAGATTGAACTCT GTTACAAAAGTTGCTAGGATGTTAGCCGCCAAGCCTGCTGCATCTGAAGATGGGCTAAATTCTTATGTTGTCATGGCTCTTTTAGATGGAGGCTTGTTGAGAAGACACAAGACTTGGTTAAAG GCAGATCCCCCTGAAATACTGGTGGCGACTGTAGGAAGCTTGTGCCAAATGGTAGAGAGACAATTTCTTGACCTTGGTTCATTGAATGTGCTGGTAATTGATGAG GTTGATTTCATGTTTAGTTCCTCAAAGCAAGTTAGTTCCCTAAAAAAACTATTGACGTCATATTCTTCATTCAGTAACCGTCAGACGATTTTTGCAAGTGCATCAATTCCGCAGCATAGGCATTTTCTTCATGATTGTATACAGCAGAAGTGGACCAAG AGTACTGTTGTTCATATTCATATTAACTCAACTCAGCCCATGCCATCATGTTTACTGCATAGATTTGTG ACATGTGAGAAGAACAAAAAGCATCAAACCCTCCTGACCTTGTTACTAACAGATATTCCTCAGTCTGCAATCATTTTTGTCAGTGAGCAG GAAAATCTAGTTCTAGGAAGCCAATCCGTTCAAATAGTTgcaaaagaattgaagaattgTAACTTGTCTGATTCTGTTACACTGGATTTGCAGTCAGAGAAGTCAAAGAAGGCCGGAAAGATTCCACCAACAACCTTGATGATTGATTTCTTGAAGGCCTCATATGGTGGTTGTTCTGACGTCATTCTTCTCGAGGAAGATGTGAATTACAATTTACGAGCTTCTTCCCTGTCG GAACTGAGACAAGGAGGAAGTTATCTTATTGTAGCAACTGACATAGTGGCCAGGGGAATTGATTTGCCTGAAACAACCCATATATACAACTTCGATCTGCCTCGATGTGCTATTGACTATCTTCATCGAGCTGGACGGACAGGTAGGAAACCATTTTCTGAGGAGAAATGTGTGGTTACTAATCTTATAACATCAGAAGAGAGGTTTGTTTtgcaaaaatttgaaaatgaactGCTCTTTATCTGTGAGGAGGTGGTTGTTTAG
- the LOC101202973 gene encoding DEAD-box ATP-dependent RNA helicase 58, chloroplastic isoform X2, which translates to MAATFLPTTKFPPPWLLLSSERSFPVHLSFQLPNFINTNGPIYSTSKSRPLQALLSSSSLKNVAESNFEASTLREICNGHVPEHILRRTEEIGFVAPTDVQRQALPVLFSGRDCVLHAQTGSGKTLTYLLLIFSVINAKKSAVQALIVVPTRELGMQVTKVARMLAAKPAASEDGLNSYVVMALLDGGLLRRHKTWLKADPPEILVATVGSLCQMVERQFLDLGSLNVLVIDEVDFMFSSSKQVSSLKKLLTSYSSFSNRQTIFASASIPQHRHFLHDCIQQKWTKSTVVHIHINSTQPMPSCLLHRFVTCEKNKKHQTLLTLLLTDIPQSAIIFVSEQENLVLGSQSVQIVAKELKNCNLSDSVTLDLQSEKSKKAGKIPPTTLMIDFLKASYGGCSDVILLEEDVNYNLRASSLSELRQGGSYLIVATDIVARGIDLPETTHIYNFDLPRCAIDYLHRAGRTGRKPFSEEKCVVTNLITSEERFVLQKFENELLFICEEVVV; encoded by the exons ATGGCTGCAACCTTTCTTCCCACTACCAAATTCCCTCCTCCTTGGCTGCTCCTCTCATCTGAAAGGTCTTTTCCCGTTCATTTATCCTTTCAATTaccaaattttatcaataccAATGGACCCATCTACTCCACCTCAAAATCTAGGCCTCTGCAAGCCCTTCTGagctcttcttctttaaagaaCGTAGCTGAATCCAATTTCGAGGCTTCCACTCTCCGGGAAATCTGCAATGGACACGTTCCCGAGCATATACTGCGCAG AACTGAGGAAATTGGATTTGTTGCCCCAACTGATGTGCAGAGGCAAGCTCTCCCAGTTTTGTTTTCGGGTCGGGATTGTGTGCTTCATGCGCAG ACAGGTTCTGGGAAGACACTGACATATTTGCTGTTGATATTTTCTGTAATCAACGCTAAAAAATCAGCTGTTCAAGCATTGATTGTAGTACCCACACGGGAGTTAGGAATGCAA GTTACAAAAGTTGCTAGGATGTTAGCCGCCAAGCCTGCTGCATCTGAAGATGGGCTAAATTCTTATGTTGTCATGGCTCTTTTAGATGGAGGCTTGTTGAGAAGACACAAGACTTGGTTAAAG GCAGATCCCCCTGAAATACTGGTGGCGACTGTAGGAAGCTTGTGCCAAATGGTAGAGAGACAATTTCTTGACCTTGGTTCATTGAATGTGCTGGTAATTGATGAG GTTGATTTCATGTTTAGTTCCTCAAAGCAAGTTAGTTCCCTAAAAAAACTATTGACGTCATATTCTTCATTCAGTAACCGTCAGACGATTTTTGCAAGTGCATCAATTCCGCAGCATAGGCATTTTCTTCATGATTGTATACAGCAGAAGTGGACCAAG AGTACTGTTGTTCATATTCATATTAACTCAACTCAGCCCATGCCATCATGTTTACTGCATAGATTTGTG ACATGTGAGAAGAACAAAAAGCATCAAACCCTCCTGACCTTGTTACTAACAGATATTCCTCAGTCTGCAATCATTTTTGTCAGTGAGCAG GAAAATCTAGTTCTAGGAAGCCAATCCGTTCAAATAGTTgcaaaagaattgaagaattgTAACTTGTCTGATTCTGTTACACTGGATTTGCAGTCAGAGAAGTCAAAGAAGGCCGGAAAGATTCCACCAACAACCTTGATGATTGATTTCTTGAAGGCCTCATATGGTGGTTGTTCTGACGTCATTCTTCTCGAGGAAGATGTGAATTACAATTTACGAGCTTCTTCCCTGTCG GAACTGAGACAAGGAGGAAGTTATCTTATTGTAGCAACTGACATAGTGGCCAGGGGAATTGATTTGCCTGAAACAACCCATATATACAACTTCGATCTGCCTCGATGTGCTATTGACTATCTTCATCGAGCTGGACGGACAGGTAGGAAACCATTTTCTGAGGAGAAATGTGTGGTTACTAATCTTATAACATCAGAAGAGAGGTTTGTTTtgcaaaaatttgaaaatgaactGCTCTTTATCTGTGAGGAGGTGGTTGTTTAG
- the LOC101208605 gene encoding glucose-1-phosphate adenylyltransferase large subunit 3, chloroplastic/amyloplastic, with amino-acid sequence MAVSSDCRIALSAAAPATSLVVRRRLTSVEFGNGEFMGKKLTEPKRVPAAAVAINGVRRRVCMSLTTNVAIGDAALREMDMEKRDPRTVVAIILGGGAGTRLFPLTKRRAKPAVPIGGAYRLIDVPMSNCINSGINKVYILTQFNSASLNRHLARAYNFSGGVTFGDGYVEVLAATQTPGEAGKNWFQGTADAVRQFHWLFEDARSKNIEDVLILSGDHLYRMDYMDFVQNHRQSGADITLSCLPMDDSRASDFGLMKIDEKGRIISFSEKPKGQDLKAMAVDTTILGLSKEEAQKKPYIASMGVYVFKKDILLNLLRWRFPTANDFGSEIIPASAKEFFIKAYLFNDYWEDIGTIRSFFEANLALTEQPPRFSFYDAAKPMFTSRRNLPPTKIDQSKIVDSIISHGSFLNSCFIEHSVIGIRSRINSNVHLKDTVMLGADYYETEDEVASLLAEGRVPIGIGENTKIKDCIIDKNARIGKNVVIANSEGVQEADRSSEGFYIRSGVTIILKNAVIKDGLVI; translated from the exons ATGGCCGTCTCCTCCGACTGCCGGATTGCCCTCTCGGCGGCCGCACCTGCCACTTCACTGGTGGTCCGGAGGAGGTTGACGTCTGTGGAGTTTGGCAATGGGGAATTCATGGGGAAGAAACTCACGGAACCCAAACGAGTACCTGCTGCTGCTGTTGCTATTAACGGTGTTCGGCGACGTGTTTGCATGTCTCTCACGACTAATGTAGCCATTGGCGATGCTGCG TTGAGAGAAATGGATATGGAGAAAAGGGACCCCCGGACTGTGGTGGCGATCATTCTGGGGGGAGGAGCCGGCACTCGTCTATTCCCCCTCACCAAGCGGCGGGCCAAACCTGCT GTTCCAATAGGAGGAGCATATAGGCTGATCGACGTGCCAATGAGCAACTGTATCAATAGTGGAATTAATAAAGTCTATATTCTCACTCAGTTCAATTCAGCATCATTAAATAGGCATCTTGCTCGGGCTTACAACTTCAGCGGTGGAGTCACCTTTGGAGATGGCTATGTTGAG GTTCTTGCTGCCACTCAAACGCCAGGGGAGGCTGGTAAAAATTGGTTTCAAGGTACAGCAGATGCCGTGCGACAATTCCACTGGCTTTTTGAG GATGCCAGAAGCAAGAATATTGAAGACGTGTTGATTCTGTCTGGAGATCATTTGTACCGAATGGACTATATGGATTTTGTTCAG AATCATAGGCAAAGTGGTGCAGATATCACTCTTTCTTGTCTGCCAATGGACGATAG CCGAGCCTCAGACTTTGGTCTAATGAAGATAGACGAAAAAGGAAGGATAATTTCATTCAGTGAAAAGCCTAAAGGACAGGACCTGAAGGCCATG GCAGTAGATACAACCATTTTAGGACTCTCGAAAGAAGAGGCTCAGAAGAAGCCATACATTGCTTCCATGGGAGTTTATGTCTTTAAGAAGGACATACTTTTGAATCTTTTAAG ATGGCGCTTTCCAACTGCTAATGACTTTGGATCAGAGATTATCCCTGCCTCAGCCAAAGAATTCTTTATAAAG GCTTATCTCTTCAATGATTACTGGGAAGATATTGGGACAATCAGATCCTTCTTTGAAGCGAACCTTGCCCTGACAGAGCAA CCACCAAGGTTTAGTTTTTACGATGCTGCAAAACCAATGTTTACTTCAAGAAGAAACTTGCCGCCTACAAAGATTGACCAGAGCAAG ATCGTAGATTCTATCATCTCACATGGAAGCTTCTTAAACAGTTGCTTTATAGAGCACAGTGTCATCGGTATCCGGTCGAGAATCAACTCAAACGTTCACTTGAAA GACACTGTGATGCTTGGAGCAGATTACTATGAAACTGAAGACGAAGTTGCATCTTTGTTAGCTGAAGGAAGAGTACCAATAGGAATAGgggaaaatacaaaaataaa GGACTGCATTATCGACAAGAATGCTAGAATCGGAAAGAACGTGGTCATTGCCAATTCTGAG GGCGTACAAGAGGCGGATAGATCTTCAGAAGGCTTCTACATACGTTCTGGCGTTACCATCATCTTAAAGAATGCAGTAATTAAAGATGGTTTggttatataa
- the LOC101208848 gene encoding 3-dehydrosphinganine reductase TSC10A, producing the protein MADLNLAFISLVLLLPFALLLFLYLIVRPRPVRISLKSRHVFITGGSSGIGLALAHQAATEGARVSILARSLKKLEEAKDAIRLSTGIDVAVYAADVRDYDAILKAVDEAGPIDVLIVNQGVFVPQELAEQELDEVKFMLDVNLLGTFNMIKAALPAMKNRVDRRPASIALMSSQAGQVGIYGYTAYSASKFGIRGLAEALQQEVIGDDIHVSLIFPPDTDTPGFAEEQKKRPELTTIIAAGGGSMKPELVAKKAFNGIKSGSFIIPCNFEGTLLSIATAGLSPQRSFFMAFIEVVGAGVIRIVALCFQWVWYGSIEKWHAQRNRT; encoded by the exons ATGGCGGACCTCAATCTCGCTTTCATTTCTCtcgttcttcttcttcctttcgcGCTCCTCCTTTTCCTATACCTAATTGTCCGTCCACGTCCCGTTAGGATTTCTCTGAAGAGTCGCCATGTCTTTATTACCGGCGGATCGAGCGGAATCGGCCTCGCTTTGGCCCACCAGGCCGCGACCGAGGGCGCGCGAGTCTCCATCCTAGCGCGTTCTCTCAAGAAGCTCGAGGAGGCAAAAGATGCTATTCGACTCTCCACTGGCATTGATGTGGCGGTCTACGCTGCCGATGTTCGAGATTACGATGCCATTTTGAAGGCTGTTGATGAAGCAGGTCCAATTGACGTTCTCATTGTGAATCAAGGCGTGTTTGTACCTCAGGAGCTGGCGGAGCAGGAATTGGATGAGGTCAAATTCatgttagatgtgaatttatTGGGCACGTTTAACATGATTAAAGCTGCCTTACCTGCAATGAAGAATAGAGTGGACCGTCGACCTGCATCGATCGCTCTCATGTCTTCTCAGGCCGGTCAG GTGGGTATTTATGGTTACACGGCGTATTCAGCTAGTAAGTTTGGGATTCGAGGTTTGGCAGAAGCCTTGCAACAGGAGGTTATTGGAGATGACATACATGTTTCTCTTATATTTCCTCCAGACACTGATACTCCTGGATTTGCAGAAG AGCAAAAGAAAAGACCTGAATTGACCACTATCATTGCTGCTGGAGGAGGCAGTATGAAACCCGAGTTAGTTGCCAAAAAAGCTTTTAATGGCATTAAATCTGGTAGTTTCATAATTCCCTGCAACTTTGAGGGAACATTATTGTCTATTGCAACTGCTGGCTTATCTCCTCAGAGATCATTCTTTATGGCGTTCATTGAAGTTGTTGGTGCTGGAGTAATAAGGATTGTGGCCTTGTGTTTTCAATGGGTTTGGTATGGAAGTATTGAAAAATGGCATGCTCAAAGAAACa gAACCTAG
- the LOC101209089 gene encoding uncharacterized protein LOC101209089: protein MEVALELEDDLFFADLSRQLSLLLMDDNEDPLPHPHVSLQALSHGVHYPTRPLATHEHAAAAAVAAAYNGVSKGTGVFIPRSLQPARKQRRGRHNNIKPNRQFHISIDVNSQVPSNNHSMRPKKG from the exons ATGGAAGTTGCTTTAGAACTTGAAGATGATTTGTTCTTTGCTGATTTGAGCAGACagctttctcttcttctcatGGATGATAATGAAGACCCTCTCCCTCATCCACATGTTTCTCTTCAG GCTCTGTCTCATGGAGTGCACTACCCGACACGGCCACTGGCTACACATGAACATGCCGCCGCAGCCGCCGTTGCCGCTGCCTACAACGGCGTAAGCAAGGGGACCGGTGTGTTCATCCCTAGGTCCCTGCAGCCTGCAAGAAAACAGAGGCGTGGAAGACACAATAACATAAAGCCAAACCGACAGTTTCATATCAGTATTGATGTGAACTCACAAGTACCTTCCAACAACCATTCGATGCGTCCTAAAAAGGGTTAA